One Methanobacterium sp. genomic region harbors:
- a CDS encoding acyltransferase family protein: MIRDLKFDNLRGLAIILVVFGHFIGSCLVANRFVGSALDLAYTSIYLFHMPLFIFISGYFSKIASDTNVKALKNVFIPYLLFNTVWILSVFLIDGNLSRTMYIIPGYGLWYLLSLFFWRTFLPAADRIKYVFWFSILLALFIGVIDFKSDLLSISRTICFFPVFLFGYYFKDLKEKFTFNKYLSAGVFVALITAATLFFVFKSSRLLMLKNSYVDMHMGNAEGIILRLIVISVGILCCILLFNIMTSKKTFLTKMGRNSLAIYVLHLYFVSYLPYIFKYLGFNFLFKNYIFCVVYIGLGAIIVLFVLSRDVVSNGVRALTDIAVKILIKDESQNNSKLIPGNIRGFLARILNLSSIYKR; the protein is encoded by the coding sequence ATGATTCGCGATCTTAAATTTGATAACTTAAGGGGTTTAGCTATAATACTGGTAGTTTTTGGCCATTTTATTGGCAGCTGTTTAGTTGCTAACCGTTTTGTCGGTAGTGCTTTAGATTTAGCTTATACTTCAATATATCTTTTTCATATGCCTTTATTTATATTTATAAGTGGTTATTTCTCTAAAATTGCTTCAGATACTAATGTGAAAGCTTTAAAGAATGTTTTCATACCATATTTATTATTTAATACAGTGTGGATACTGTCTGTTTTTTTAATAGATGGAAATTTATCCAGAACTATGTATATAATACCTGGTTATGGGTTGTGGTACTTATTAAGCCTTTTCTTCTGGAGAACCTTTTTACCGGCTGCAGATAGAATAAAATATGTTTTCTGGTTTAGTATTTTATTAGCACTGTTTATAGGAGTAATTGATTTTAAATCAGACCTTTTATCAATTTCAAGGACTATATGTTTCTTCCCGGTATTTCTTTTTGGATATTATTTCAAAGATTTAAAAGAAAAGTTTACCTTTAATAAATATTTATCTGCAGGAGTTTTTGTAGCATTAATTACAGCTGCGACTTTGTTTTTTGTTTTTAAATCAAGTAGACTTCTAATGTTAAAAAATTCCTATGTTGATATGCATATGGGAAATGCAGAAGGTATAATTTTAAGACTTATAGTTATATCCGTTGGAATATTGTGTTGTATTCTTCTATTTAATATTATGACCTCTAAAAAAACATTTTTAACTAAAATGGGAAGAAATTCGCTGGCTATTTATGTTTTACATTTGTATTTTGTAAGTTATTTACCCTATATATTCAAATATTTAGGTTTTAACTTCCTATTTAAGAATTACATTTTTTGTGTGGTTTATATTGGTTTAGGGGCAATTATCGTCCTATTTGTCTTGTCTAGAGATGTAGTTAGCAATGGTGTGAGGGCATTGACTGACATTGCCGTAAAAATCTTAATAAAAGATGAATCTCAAAATAACAGTAAGTTAATTCCAGGTAATATACGTGGATTTTTAGCCAGAATATTGAATTTAAGCAGT
- a CDS encoding NAD(P)H-dependent glycerol-3-phosphate dehydrogenase has translation MDLKVSVIGAGGLGTAIAQLISVNANSVYLYARRKGVVDEIAKTRHNTEYYPNLKLAENIIPVNDFNHVKSCDIVFLCVPSSGIRSPLKELSKFICKDCILVSTAKGIEYPSLKTMSEIVTEYFDRSPVILSGPNFASEIALSLFTVANIASDDPKHLDLVKKVLTTDEFKVKLNKDVIGTECCGVIKNINAIAYGICEGMNLNDNARYAVLTKGFNETKDLIEALGGKRDTVNDYCGFGDVVLTSTSGESRNHTLGMLYGQRIVVDEKASGIIFEGKNSIMAIKALCDKTSIDSTIVDFVYDIIVESIPPKIAFKKLWDKMEC, from the coding sequence ATGGATTTAAAAGTTTCAGTTATTGGAGCCGGTGGACTCGGAACAGCTATTGCACAACTTATCTCTGTTAATGCAAATTCAGTTTATTTATACGCCCGAAGAAAAGGAGTTGTCGATGAAATAGCTAAAACAAGACATAACACTGAATACTATCCTAATTTAAAGTTAGCAGAAAATATTATCCCTGTCAATGATTTTAACCATGTTAAAAGTTGTGATATCGTATTTTTATGTGTTCCGTCATCTGGAATTAGATCTCCTCTAAAAGAGTTATCTAAATTCATCTGTAAAGACTGTATACTCGTAAGTACAGCTAAAGGGATAGAATATCCATCATTAAAAACTATGAGTGAAATCGTGACAGAATACTTTGATAGATCTCCAGTTATATTATCTGGACCTAACTTTGCATCTGAAATTGCACTTTCACTGTTTACAGTAGCCAATATAGCTTCTGACGATCCAAAACATCTGGATCTGGTTAAAAAAGTATTAACTACAGACGAATTTAAGGTTAAATTAAACAAAGATGTAATCGGGACAGAATGTTGCGGCGTAATTAAGAACATAAATGCAATTGCCTATGGTATATGTGAAGGAATGAATTTAAATGATAATGCAAGATATGCCGTGTTAACTAAAGGATTTAATGAAACTAAAGACTTAATAGAAGCATTAGGTGGTAAAAGAGATACGGTTAACGATTACTGTGGATTTGGAGACGTAGTTTTAACATCTACATCTGGAGAAAGTAGGAACCACACTCTAGGGATGTTATATGGTCAAAGGATAGTTGTAGATGAAAAAGCCTCAGGAATAATATTTGAAGGTAAAAACTCCATAATGGCCATAAAAGCACTATGTGATAAGACTTCTATAGACAGTACAATTGTTGATTTTGTATATGATATTATAGTGGAATCTATACCTCCAAAAATAGCTTTTAAGAAACTATGGGATAAAATGGAATGCTAA